A portion of the Calliphora vicina chromosome 5, idCalVici1.1, whole genome shotgun sequence genome contains these proteins:
- the LOC135961284 gene encoding nose resistant to fluoxetine protein 6-like: MSPPPPDLQHDKESVLRTEAMAGVQQLVEHNFLVGIASLGAFHENRTKCGQELEIMLNAMAKHEVWGLKVLDSFGSAPKTFTWGNYFWFGTPDLCNDLNQPFTISLSHSRPPIFNATSPFPVQFIVVYLNFTTPYYIDIKLPYENLIHLGLCLPKSCSISKISSYTDFYFQHQYFQMQRNFKLKMKALDVKAPHFSWKYLTETGSVLIFMVLITTTLLGIFAEVVYNSKNKLKLQHTSHIKSHLNPNSPTNGVPTTNSIIDHEVPHRYELRQSSLCEELLMCFRFSLNYKTVMSLENSNTNSRFLTVMAGLRTIVCLWITVFHVYYYSLFAISNTPFIFARLEAFTLQPILQACFYVDIFFIMSSFLLVNNFLSNAKLLQQIRGLSWWGNLKLFIRSLLQRYMRLTPVMIITMLLSTMILDFLNMYSPFRLSENSGFYCKSNWWYNLLYIHNLLNMNDICCSWTWYLACEMQYFIIFTGLLFVHVKKPIAAKIVFVTLALGFVVIGWMCNFGSGITFEIDVIYSTLNQLYVKPWVRIPPYLGGATMGWLMHTMQQRQQQRQQQHQPQQQQKEQLLRTFGRKAFWLFCIVLYVTTNFMSYWRSTPTWVVATIMSMGKLLFALCIGGVIIMCACGRGGCLNVLLSARPFLFLNKFCFSIYMLAPVVVVAMFGLRNEPTNFTEVGSGADFFTVIVLSIMSAFLMLILIELPMQRIANRLLKQKNS, from the exons ATGTCACCGCCGCCACCAGACTTGCAACATGACAAAGAAAGTGTTTTACGAACGGAGGCGATGGCCGGGGTTCAACAACTGGTTGAGCATAATTTCCTAGTTGGCATAGCCAGTTTGGGAGCTTTTCATGAAAATCGTACTAAATGTGGCCAAGAACTTGAAATAATGTTGAATGCAATGGCAAAACATGAAGTTTGGGGATTAAAAG tTTTGGACTCATTTGGTTCAGCTCCCAAAACATTTACCTGGGGAAATTATTTCTGGTTTGGTACACCTGATTTATGCAATGATCTTAATCAGCCTTTCACCATTAGCTTATCACATTCACGTCCTCCAATTTTCAATGCCACCAGTCCGTTTCCCGTGCAATTCATTGttgtgtatttaaattttaccaCACCATATTATATAGACATAAAATTACCATACGAG AATCTTATTCATTTGGGTTTGTGTTTGCCAAAAAGTTGCAGCATCTCAAAAATAAGTTCCTATACCGATTTCTACTTTCAacatcaatattttcaaatgcaacggaattttaagttaaaaatgaAAGCTTTAGATGTAAAAGCTCCCCATTTCAGTTGGAAATATTTAACTGAAACTGGAagtgttttaatttt TATGGTACTCATAACAACCACTCTGTTGGGAATATTCGCCGAAGTTGtttacaattcgaaaaataaattaaagctcCAGCATACGTCGCACATTAAAAGCCACCTCAATCCCAATTCACCAACAAATGGTGTACCCACCACAAACAGTATCATCGACCACGAAGTACCACATCGATATGAGTTGAGACAAAGCTCTTTATGTGAAGAGCTTTTGATGTGCTTTCGTTTCTCTCTCAACTACAAGACCGTTATGAGTTTGGAGAATTCAAATACGAATTCGAGATTTTTAACTGTCATGGCGGGTCTGCGCACCATAGTCTGTTTGTGGATAACGGTATTTCATGTCTACTACTATTCCCTATTTGCCATTTCGAATACACCATTCATCTTTGCCAGACTGGAGGCATTTACTTTGCAACCAATTCTACAGGCCTGTTTCTATGtggatattttctttataatgag TTCTTTTCTTTTAGTTAATAATTTCTTATCGAATGCCAAATTGTTACAACAAATACGTGGGCTGTCATGGTGgggaaatttaaaactttttatacgTTCTTTGTTGCAACGTTACATGCG TTTAACTCCTGTAATGATTATTACAATGCTATTGAGTACAATGATTTTGGATTTCCTTAATATGTATTCACCCTTTCGTTTAAGCGAAAATAGCGGTTTCTATTGCAAGTC CAACTGGTGGTATAATCTGCTTTACATACACAATTTGCTCAATATGAATGATATTTGTTGCTCATGGACCTGGTATTTAGCATGTGAAatgcaatattttattatattcacTGGATTGTTGTTTGTGCATGTTAAAAAGCCAATTGCAGCCAAAATAGTATTTGTCACATTAGCACTGGGATTTGTGGTCATCGGTTGGATGTGTAATTTTGGCAGTGGAATAACATTTGA AATCGATGTCATCTACAGTACACTCAATCAGTTGTATGTCAAGCCGTGGGTTCGCATACCTCCATATTTGGGTGGTGCAACAATGGGTTGGTTAATGCACACAATGCAACAACGCCAACAGCAacgtcaacagcaacatcaacctcaacaacagcaaaaagaaCAACTGC TTCGCACATTTGGTCGTAAAGCATTTTGGCTTTTTTGCATTGTCCTCTATGTGACAACGAATTTTATGAGCTACTGGCGTTCTACGCCCACTTGGGTGGTGGCGACAATTATGTCCATGGGTAAATTGCTTTTCGCACTTTGCATCGGTGGTGTCATCATCATGTGCGCTTGTGGTCGCGGTGGCTGTCTCAATGTGTTGCTGAGTGCGCGACCGTTTTTAtttctgaataaattttgtttcagcATTTATATGCTGGCTCCCGTTGTTGTTGTGGCCATGTTTGGTTTACGCAACGAACCCACCAACTTTACCGAAGTCGGTTCGGGAGCCGATTTCTTCACCGTCATCGTTTTGTCCATAATGTCAGCATTTTTAATGTTGATTTTAATTGAGTTGCCAATGCAAAGAATTGCAAATCGTCTGCTAAAACAAAAGAATTCGTAA